One Enterobacter asburiae genomic window, TGGCCGGAACAACGGCAGCCATGCTGGGATTTACTCCCAAAATGGCGCTGGCTCAGGCACGCAACTATAAGCTGCTGCGCGCGAAAGAGATCCGTAACACCTGCACATACTGCTCCGTAGGTTGTGGGCTTTTGATGTATAGCCTGGGCGATGGCGCGAAGAACGCCAGAGAAGCGATTTACCATATTGAAGGGGACCCGGATCATCCGGTGAGCCGCGGGGCGCTTTGCCCGAAAGGGGCCGGGCTGCTGGACTATGTACACAGCGAAAATCGCCTGCGCTACCCGGAATACCGCGCGCCGGGTTCAGATAAATGGCAGCGTATCTCCTGGGATGAGGCCTTCTCCCGTATTGCCAAATTAATGAAAGCCGACCGCGACGCCAACTTTATTGAAAAGAACGCGCAGGGCGTAACGGTTAACCGCTGGCTTTCCACCGGGATGCTTTGCGCGTCTGCGGCGAGTAATGAAACCGGCATGCTGACGCAAAAATTTGTGCGCTCTCTCGGCATGCTGGCGGTAGACAACCAGGCGCGCGTTTGACACGGACCAACGGTAGCAAGTCTTGCTCCAACATTTGGTCGCGGTGCGATGACCAACCACTGGGTTGATATCAAAAACGCTAACGTCGTGGTGGTGATGGGCGGTAACGCCGCAGAAGCCCATCCGGTGGGGTTCCGCTGGGCGATGGAGGCGAAAAATAACAACGATGCGACGCTCATCGTCGTCGATCCGCGCTTTACGCGCACGGCATCGGTGGCCGATATCTATGCGCCAATCCGCTCCGGCACGGACATTACGTTCCTGTCTGGGGTACTGCTGTACCTGATCGAAAACAACAAAATTAACGCGGACTACGTTAAGCACTATACCAACGCGAACCTGCTGGTGCGGGATGATTTTGCCTTTGATGACGGGCTTTTTAGCGGCTATGACGCTGAAAAACGCCAGTACGATAAAACATCCTGGAACTATCAGTTCGATGAAAACGGCTATGCGATGCGTGATGAAACGCTGACGCACCCGCGCTGCGTGTGGAACCTGCTGAAGCAGCACGTTTCCCGCTATACGCCGGACGTGGTGGAGAACATCTGCGGCACGCCGAAAGCGGACTTCCTGAAGGTCTGTGAAGTGCTGGCCTCAACCAGTGCCGCAGACAGAACTACGACGTTCCTGTACGCGCTGGGCTGGACGCAGCATACCGTCGGCGCGCAGAACATCCGCACCATGGCGATGATCCAACTGCTGCTTGGCAACATGGGTATGGCGGGGGGCGGCGTGAACGCGCTGCGCGGTCACTCCAATATTCAGGGGCTCACCGACCTTGGCCTGCTGTCGACCAGCCTGCCGGGCTACCTGACGCTGCCGTCTGAAAAGCAGGCCGATCTGCAAACGTATCTTGAGGCCAATACGCCAAAAGCGACGCTGCCGGACCAGGTGAACTACTGGAGCAACTATCCGAAGTTCTACGTCAGCCTGATGAAATCCTTCTACGGCGACGCGGCGCAGAAAGAGAACGACTGGGGCTTTGAGTGGTTGCCGAAGTGGGACCAGGCTTACGACGTTATCAAATATTTCAATATGATGGATAAGGGCAACGTCACGGGGTATATCTGCCAGGGCTTTAACCCGGTTGCCTCCTTCCCGGACAAAAACAAAGTCGTTCGCAGCCTGAGCAAGCTGAAGTACATGGTGGTTATCGATCCGCTGGTGACCGAAACCTCCACCTTCTGGCAGAACCACGGCGAATCAAACGATGTCGATCCGGCGTCGATTCAGACCGAGGTGTTCCGCCTGCCGTCCACCTGCTTTGCAGAAGAAGACGGATCTATTGCCAACTCCGGCCGCTGGCTGCAGTGGCACTGGAAAGGCCAGGACGCCCCCGGCGAAGCGCGTAACGACGGTGAGATCCTTGCCGGGATTTACCATCGCCTGCGCGAAATGTACCGCACCGAAGGCGGCAAAGTCGCTGAGCCGCTCCTGAAAATGGGCTGGAACTACAAGCAGCCCGATCGTCCTGAGTCAGAGGAAGTCGCCAAAGAGAACAACGGCGTGGCGCTGGCGGATCTCTATGACGCTAACGGCAACCTGGTGGCGAAGAAAGGCCAGCTGCTGAATAGCTTCGCGCTGCTGCGCGACGACGGCACGACGGCGTCGTCCTGCTGGATCTACACCGGCAGTTGGACGGAGCAGGGTAACCAGATGGCGAACCGCGATAACGCCGATCCGTCCGGGCTGGGCAATACGCTGGGCTGGGCATGGGCGTGGCCGCTAAACCGTCGCGTGCTGTACAACCGCGCGTCTGCAGACGTGAACGGCAAGCCGTGGGATCCGAAACGCATGCTGATCCAGTGGAACGGGGCGAAGTGGACGGGGAACGATATCCCGGACTACAACACCGCCGCGCCCGGCAGCAACACCGGGCCGTTTATCATGCAGCCGGAAGGGCTGGGACGCCTGTTTGCCCTCAACAAGCTGGCTGAAGGGCCGTTCCCGGAACACTACGAGCCGATGGAAACGCCGCTGGGCACCAACCCGCTGCATCCAAACGTGATCTCCAGCCCGGTGGTGCGCATCTACGAAGACGATGTCCTGCGCTTAGGCAAAAAGGACAAGTTCCCGTACGTAGGGACGACCTACCGCCTGACCGAACATTTCCATACCTGGACCAAGCACGCGCGGCTTAACGCTATCGCGCAGCCGGAACAGTTTGTGGAGATCAGCGAGACGCTGGCGAAGGCGAAAGGGATTGCCAACGGCGACCGCGTGAAGGTGAGCAGCAAGCGCGGCTTTATTCGCGCGGTGGCGGTGGTGACCCGTCGTTTGCAAAGTCTGAACGTGCACGGGCAGCAGGTGGAAACCGTCGGTATCCCGCTGCACTGGGGCTTTGAGGGTGTGGCGCAGAAAGGCTACATCGCCAATACCCTGACGCCAAACGTCGGCGATTCCAACTCGCAAACGCCGGAGTACAAGGCGTTTCTGGTCAACATCGAGAAAGCGTAAGGAGCGATTCAATGGCGATGGAAACACAAGACGTTATCAAACGCTCCGCGACTAACCCAATAACGCCCGCGCCCCGCGCGCGGGACTACAAGGCAGAGGTCGCCAAGCTTATCGACGTCTCCTCCTGCGTGGGCTGCAAGGCCTGCCAGGTGGCGTGCTCGGAGTGGAACGATATCCGCGACGAGGTGGGGCATTGCGTCGGGGTCTACGACAATCCGGCGGATCTGAGCGCCAAATCCTGGACGGTAATGCGCTTTAGCGAAACCGAGCAGAACGGCAGGCTGGAGTGGCTCATCCGCAAAGACGGCTGCATGCACTGTGAAGATCCGGGCTGCCTGAAGGCGTGCCCGTCTGCCGGCGCGATTATTCAGTACGCCAACGGGATCGTCGATTTCCAGCAGGACAACTGCATCGGCTGCGGCTACTGCATCGCGGGCTGTCCGTTTAAAATCCCGCGCCTCAATAAAGAGGATAACCGGGTATACAAATGCACCCTGTGCGTGGACCGCGTCAGCGTTGGGCAGGAGCCTGCCTGTGTGAAAACCTGTCCGACCGGGGCTATCCACTTCGGCACCAAGAAAGAGATGCTCGACGTGGCGCAGGCGCGTGTGGACAAGCTGAAAGCGCGCGGCTACCAGAATGCGGGCATTTACAACCCGCAGGGCGTGGGCGGTACGCACGTGATGTATGTGCTGCACCACAACGACCAGCCAGAACTGTACCACAACCTGCCGAAGGAGCCGGCGATCGATACGTCGATCAACCTGTGGAAAGGGGCGCTTAAACCGCTCTCGGCGGCGGGCTTTATCGCCACCTTTGCGGGGCTGATTTATCACTACATCGGGATCGGGCCAAACAAAGAGGTGGATGACGACGAGGAGGAGCATCATGAGTAAGTCGAAAATGATAGTGCGCACGAAGTTTGTTGACCGCGCCTGTCACTGGACGGTGGTGATCTGCTTCTTCCTGGTAGCGGTGTCGGGGATTTCGTTCTTCTTCCCGACGCTGCAGTGGCTGACCGAGACCTTCGGTACCCCGCAGATGGGGCGCATTCTGCACCCGTTCTTCGGCGTGCTGATTTTCGTGGTGCTGATGTTTATGTTCGTGCGCTTTGTCCACCATAACATCCCGGACAAGCAGGATATCCCGTGGGTGAAAGGGATCGTCGAAGTCCTGAAAGGCAACGAGCATAAGGTCGCGAAGGTGGGGAAATACAATGCCGGACAGAAGATGATGTTCTGGACCATCATGAGCATGATTTTTGTGCTGCTGGTGACCGGGGTGATTATCTGGCGTCCGTATTTTGCGCAGTATTTCCCGATTCAGGTAATTCGCTACGCGCTGTTGATCCACGCCACGTCGGCCATCATTCTGATCCACGCCATCCTCATCCATATGTATATGGCGTTCTGGGTAAAAGGATCGATTAAAGGGATGATCGAAGGGAAGGTGAGCCGCCGCTGGGCGCAGAAACACCACCCGCGCTGGTATCGCGATGTGGAACGTCTGGAAGCGAAACAGGAAAGTACGGAAGGGTTGAAGTGAGCCCTGCGCCGTCGGCTTTGCCCGGCGGCGCTGCGCTTGCGCGGGCCTACTCCTGCTATTTCAGAACCGCTCCTCCACATACCGGAACGGGTATTTTGTGGGTTTAACTTTACCAATTTTGCGTTTTGGTAAATCCACCTTTTCAACGTGTATTTCTTTATATGGAATTTGGGTTAGCAGGTGCGAAATAATATTCAGGCGCACGCGTTTTTTATCTTCTGAACGCGCCACAAACCACGGCGCCCATGCGGTATCGGTGGCTTCAAACATCGCGTCGCGGGCGAGGGTATACTCGTCCCACAGGTTAAAGGATTTAATATCCATCGGCGATAGCTTCCAGATTTTACGACCATCGTTAATACGGTCGCGCAGGCGGCGCTCCTGCTCTTTCGGCGTCACCTCCAGCCAGTACTTAAGCAGGATTATACCGGCATCCACCATCGCTTTTTCCATCACTGGCGTGCCGTCCAAAAATTTTTCCACCTGTTCCTCAGTGCAGAATCCCATCACCCGTTCGACACCCGCGCGGTTATACCAGCTGCGATCGAATATCACGATCTCGCCTGCCGACGGCAGGTGCGGCACATAGCGCTGGAAGTAGAGCTGGCTTTTTTCTTTATCAGTTGGGGCAGGCAGCGCAACAACGCGAAACACGCGGGGGCTGACGCGCTCGGTGATCGCTTTAATGGTACCGCCTTTACCGGCACCGTCGCGTCCTTCAAAGACGATGCACACCTTTAGTCCCCTGGCGACGACCCACTGCTGGAGCTTAACCAGTTCAACGTGCAGGCGACGTAGCTCTTGTTCATACTCTTTGG contains:
- the fdnG gene encoding formate dehydrogenase-N subunit alpha: MDVSRRQFFKICAGGMAGTTAAMLGFTPKMALAQARNYKLLRAKEIRNTCTYCSVGCGLLMYSLGDGAKNAREAIYHIEGDPDHPVSRGALCPKGAGLLDYVHSENRLRYPEYRAPGSDKWQRISWDEAFSRIAKLMKADRDANFIEKNAQGVTVNRWLSTGMLCASAASNETGMLTQKFVRSLGMLAVDNQARVUHGPTVASLAPTFGRGAMTNHWVDIKNANVVVVMGGNAAEAHPVGFRWAMEAKNNNDATLIVVDPRFTRTASVADIYAPIRSGTDITFLSGVLLYLIENNKINADYVKHYTNANLLVRDDFAFDDGLFSGYDAEKRQYDKTSWNYQFDENGYAMRDETLTHPRCVWNLLKQHVSRYTPDVVENICGTPKADFLKVCEVLASTSAADRTTTFLYALGWTQHTVGAQNIRTMAMIQLLLGNMGMAGGGVNALRGHSNIQGLTDLGLLSTSLPGYLTLPSEKQADLQTYLEANTPKATLPDQVNYWSNYPKFYVSLMKSFYGDAAQKENDWGFEWLPKWDQAYDVIKYFNMMDKGNVTGYICQGFNPVASFPDKNKVVRSLSKLKYMVVIDPLVTETSTFWQNHGESNDVDPASIQTEVFRLPSTCFAEEDGSIANSGRWLQWHWKGQDAPGEARNDGEILAGIYHRLREMYRTEGGKVAEPLLKMGWNYKQPDRPESEEVAKENNGVALADLYDANGNLVAKKGQLLNSFALLRDDGTTASSCWIYTGSWTEQGNQMANRDNADPSGLGNTLGWAWAWPLNRRVLYNRASADVNGKPWDPKRMLIQWNGAKWTGNDIPDYNTAAPGSNTGPFIMQPEGLGRLFALNKLAEGPFPEHYEPMETPLGTNPLHPNVISSPVVRIYEDDVLRLGKKDKFPYVGTTYRLTEHFHTWTKHARLNAIAQPEQFVEISETLAKAKGIANGDRVKVSSKRGFIRAVAVVTRRLQSLNVHGQQVETVGIPLHWGFEGVAQKGYIANTLTPNVGDSNSQTPEYKAFLVNIEKA
- the fdxH gene encoding formate dehydrogenase subunit beta; the protein is MAMETQDVIKRSATNPITPAPRARDYKAEVAKLIDVSSCVGCKACQVACSEWNDIRDEVGHCVGVYDNPADLSAKSWTVMRFSETEQNGRLEWLIRKDGCMHCEDPGCLKACPSAGAIIQYANGIVDFQQDNCIGCGYCIAGCPFKIPRLNKEDNRVYKCTLCVDRVSVGQEPACVKTCPTGAIHFGTKKEMLDVAQARVDKLKARGYQNAGIYNPQGVGGTHVMYVLHHNDQPELYHNLPKEPAIDTSINLWKGALKPLSAAGFIATFAGLIYHYIGIGPNKEVDDDEEEHHE
- the fdnI gene encoding formate dehydrogenase-N subunit gamma, whose translation is MSKSKMIVRTKFVDRACHWTVVICFFLVAVSGISFFFPTLQWLTETFGTPQMGRILHPFFGVLIFVVLMFMFVRFVHHNIPDKQDIPWVKGIVEVLKGNEHKVAKVGKYNAGQKMMFWTIMSMIFVLLVTGVIIWRPYFAQYFPIQVIRYALLIHATSAIILIHAILIHMYMAFWVKGSIKGMIEGKVSRRWAQKHHPRWYRDVERLEAKQESTEGLK
- the ppk2 gene encoding polyphosphate kinase 2; the protein is MGSKKKTSVAVDVVKNAPLKTKEYEQELRRLHVELVKLQQWVVARGLKVCIVFEGRDGAGKGGTIKAITERVSPRVFRVVALPAPTDKEKSQLYFQRYVPHLPSAGEIVIFDRSWYNRAGVERVMGFCTEEQVEKFLDGTPVMEKAMVDAGIILLKYWLEVTPKEQERRLRDRINDGRKIWKLSPMDIKSFNLWDEYTLARDAMFEATDTAWAPWFVARSEDKKRVRLNIISHLLTQIPYKEIHVEKVDLPKRKIGKVKPTKYPFRYVEERF